Genomic DNA from Anguilla anguilla isolate fAngAng1 chromosome 17, fAngAng1.pri, whole genome shotgun sequence:
TAGATAATATTCAAAATGGAGCTGTGGGAATTAAAAGTATATTTCAAAGACAATCATCCACCTTCAGGAGGAGCTTGAATGCACAGCATTGTGACAAACAGCCAGcagaaaatgtctttgtttgaatattatatttacagcaagcttttttgttttcgctGATGGCCTACAtacaaaaatgttctgaaaaatgtttttcagtaatGAAATGTTGCTGCCTTCAGAAGCCACACAGAGAACTGAGAGCTGAGAGTGAGAAACAAATTCAATACAAACTAGATTCATGTCCATTATAGCAGATAAATCATATCATACCTCTGCACATGTTAAACAGATCTTTAAATATTACATGAGAATGTTGAAGAACCTCAGAATTAAGTTAAgaaaggaatatatatatatatatatatatatatatatatatacacacacacatacatacatatacacacacaaatgttagAAACTCTTTCATtcctttttcattcttttcataCATTGCATACTGTAGCACTAGACCTAAATGTAAACAATTCTTTTAAATCAGTTAATTTGCCAATATTGGACTTTTTAAACATATGTATCACTGCCAACACACTTTGCTTGAGAGCAGAATACACAAGTGTAAAAACTACATATACACATCAAAAGTCAAGAACACTGTTGCTTCAGCTGTTGTCAATTATCCTTGGATTTTTCTATTGTAGTTTGCGAGTCTACTTACTGTGggatttcaattcaattttcttCTGCAGAGCTCCTGTGAATTCTTGTGAGTTCATGTGTCCTTGATCAAGTTCTTTAggatgtaaaaataaagaagaaaaaaaagatttaagaaAAGCAAGGTCCTTCTTTACTTCTTTGCATTACCCCATGCAGCTGCAATGAAGGCTTTTCACGCCTTTTTCCCCATCTTTCAGTCTCATGGCCCATTCAACTCTCACCACTCTTTagtcatacagacagacaccatGACTCTGCACATCAACACAGCCAATAATTTGTTCCATCACGAGTTGTCAAACCAGGACACAGCATTTGAAAACAagcaggggagagaaaaaaaaaaaacttgcctaACTTGCTGTAtagcataataataattgtatgcAAATGTCAGGAAAGCCCCAAATGCTTCCTGTTTTGgtaattaaaaaacatattaaaagaGCTACAAGTgctcttgaaaaagaaaaccttgaATTATTCATATGCCTCTTAATTCTGATTACTTGGAATCATAATATCTGTTGAGCTTACATTAGTTTCACAATTGACCTCTGTAAGacataacaaaaatattatcTGAGAAAAGCAAGGTCACCGTTTACACAAAATTgacagtaaaaacacattttagtcaTTCCACTTTGTCCCAGCTGCAATTAAGGCTCACCTGGACTCATGGCCTGTCTTGATCTGTCCTTCTGTCTAATGTCCCACTCTGCTCCCCTTACACTGAGTTTGAGTCACACGGACTGTCAccgtgactctgtgactctgcccTTTGGGGGAACTTACTGTAAACCTTTGATATGTCAAGGGTTTACAGTAAGGATATACTGTTCAAAAACACGCTGCAACTTGATGCTTCGCATGTCACAGATTTTTATCTCTGTCGAGAAAGCTCCAGTCATTTCCTTCttttgcagtgaaataaaagAATGCTGTTCTCAACCAGATGCACATTAATGCTAAACCACAATCGCTAGCGAGCAATGAGGTAAGGATGTCCAACAGCCAATGTTATGTCTCCCTGCTGGACTCCCAGGCAATCAGTGCTGCCTCAATCTGGATTCAAGGCAGGATGGTGGGGCCCATCACTGGACCAAGGACAAGTGCTTTAGCTAAGAAATGCCAGCCTGCAGGGTCCTTAGAAACACCCTTTATGTGAAGCAACAGAATAACTTGTACTCAATAGCCTAAAAATACACAACCTCCGATTAACCACATCACAAACACCACAATATAACTTATACGCTATCTCCTATTAATGACTTCACATAACCACCACAGAATAATTTATACACTATCTCCTGTTAACGACATCAAAAACTCCACAGAATAAGTTATAGATAATCTGCTATTAATAACTTCGTGTAAAAGCACTAAACATTGTTTCAacacatttcctcttttatttgTCTGAACAtcacaatgacaaaaaatagaTGCGGAATCTGTGAAAGCATTATGTCCATATACAAAAAAACCTACATCTTCAgcaataatatattaatttatcggaaaaataaaatacatcagaGTTCAAGGAAATGAATAAGAATAAGATGATGAGCAAAGTTAAATAGTTTCTCTTGTAAGCCAATCAGGAACTGATAATTGCTTTGGCAACCCACTGCCTGCTTTCTCGCATACTCATTAttgtttttctaattattagaattatttttctttccgcCTACAGTTCTGTACACTACTCTTCCCTTCAGCTTTTAAGCTAGACATGCCATTCTAACTTTGTAATATTATTGTAGTTTCCTGGCTGCCTGACATATAGTCCAGGCATGCTGCCAAATGTGTAATCTCCCATGTTCAATGAGTTTCCTTAgagaaagattattattattactgttttttatCTCTTTGCAAAAACTGTaagtttttctgtctgtctaggAGATATAATACTTGCTGAGTACACTGCCAGTTTTCAGAGAACTGCACAGAACCACAGATGTATTTCATTCCATGATATCATGTATTAAAGCTTCTCAACCTTGATTGAAGTTTCCATGTAAAATTGAAATAACCTTCAACAGCAAATGTTGAGTCATAGTACATGTGCTGTTCAGCCAACATTTGCCATTgatgcaatttatttttcattccccattcattctctatgggatttttccccacaaaaaaaactaatatttgGAAAACGAGGAGAACAAGCAAAactcacacagaaaagcccatccgggattcaaacccaggaccgcCTGTCGTGAGGAGACAGTACTATCCACTGCACCGTGCCAGCTTCTAAATTTGGCATTTTGGAATTGTGCAGCCACATCATAGACACTAGGACGGGTGCATCATTTCGAATTGGTGAACACCGCTAGAAATGGGATCGAATCGCCTGGGATTGTCAGTTGGTGTCAATGGGGAGTGATCAGCACATGAAGTGCTGAACATGGTTGTGGCTAAATCAAATGAATATGGccaacttaaaaatgaaaatttgctCAACTCACAGTAACccacctgtttgtttttaactgaattttATGACACTTGCACAATTCATTGGTCTGAAACATTTGCTTGCTATTGAATTTAACTTGAATAACGTAGGCACCAGACTGACATAACCTACACAATTGCCCAAccaattttattaatttagcatACTATAAGACAAATCAGAAAGTCTTCATGGTATCTCACTCAATCCCACCACTATCCTCAGTTATGAGTACATGTTTAAATACTGGAGTAAAGCTACACCAGTTGCTGAAGGTTGCAGAAACACCGTGTTTCACTTATGTCCAGTGAAGCCTgtttacaaatatgaaaaaattcaGGAAATTGATTTCTTGACTGTATGAGTGTAAATTAAGGCTGAAATTCTAATTATGAACTTTAATGGCATGAAAACCACTCTCATTAATGCTTTATAATGGTAAATAATAACTAATATGCCATTCTGAAATGTCAACTGTGCATTATGATAGGGACTGATAAAATTTCACTTTTTGTGAATTGACCTCAGTAAGTGTGGTATGGAAAGGGTATATTCTTTCTTCTGGATATCATTTCAGTCATCTCATAATTATTAGAAAATTCCTTGAGCCATTTGAAATGCCAATGTAAGATTGTGAAAGAACAATATgtgattttggaaaaaaaaaattggacaatataatattttgaataaaattgaaataagacaatataacattttttgaaagaCCAAAATTGGCATTGTTTCTGGAAATCTACTGAATACCGTTCTTTCAAAATACATGGTGTTTTGATGAAGGTGGTGGTGAACAATCTCTCATAGGtgctcaattgggttgagatctggtgacttcaaaggccatagcataatgattcacattattttcatactcaCCAAACCACTCAGCGGCacctcatgccctgtggattggggcattgtcatcctggaagagaccactcccatcgggatagaaatgtttcatcaaagGGTAAAGGTGATCACTCCGAATAACTTtctattgatttgcagtgaccctccCCTCTAAGGGAAcgagtggacccaaaccatgccaggaaaatgccccccacggCATAATAGAACCCCTGggccccctcactgtaggggtcaagcattcaggcctgtacatTCTCTTGTTGTACACCAGAATACACGGCATAGTTACAACTGGCAAGCAGAAAAGGTCTATGTttgaataatatatttacagtaaGCTCATTTTTTAGTTGCCGTGTTATGTGACCATCAGGTCTTCATTTCGTAATATTAGACAACTGTcctattatatatttacatttttctaaatttacttgtttattcaaaaaacatacattgttGTAAAACAGCCCATTTAGGTAAAATGTTTGACCTGATGGGTTTTGTCCTGCCTCGTGTAATCATGTGGGCTTGAGATTCCTGGGACTGCCAGTAGGTGTCATTGGAGAGTGGTCAGCAAATGGTGTTTGAAGGTTATGGCTAAAACATACAAATGtgtttctcattaaaaaaaaaaaagcatttgtcaACATGCGGCGAAGCACCTTGTTGTTTAGAATAGAATTTTATGATGCTTGCACAACTGATTGATGATTTATgatttttgctcattttctaAATTCAGCACTGTAATTTTGATGATACGATCAGCAATTCTTCATGGTATCTCCGTTAATCCCCACACTATCTCCAGAGATGGCTGGTAATTGTTAAAATACTGGTGTAAGATTGCATCAATTTAAAAAACGTCTGAATTTCACTTGCAGTATGTTATTTGTAGTAAACCCTGTTTACTGGaaggaaaaaagcagaaaattgaTTTCCTGATTGCAAGAGAATGACTGTAGAGAATGTAATGGCATTAGTACCAGTCCCACTGAGACACCTACACTTCGCATTGAAGATCACAACTTTTTCCAGATGAATGTTAATAATATAAGTagtatcaaattaaaaatatgttctggTTGGTATAGTTAATAACCCCATATACACTGAGATACTTTGGTATTCACCGATGGCCTAAATACAGCAATGTtatgaaaagtgtttttcagtCGCCTTCAGGAGCCACACAGAGGAttgagagcaagagagcaacTAATTCAATACAAACTTGATGCTTCTCCATTAGAGCAGATGTGATTTATCATACGTCTGCAAATGTTGAACAGTTTTTCAAATATTACTCCAGAAAGCTGATGAACTTCTGAATTAAGGTCACCAGAaggaaacatttgaaatattcactctttaattcattttttcatacactataaatgtgtacaattgttttaaatcagttgattttctttgtttcaaaaACACATATGTAAATGTATCACTGACAACACACTGCTTGAGAGCAGAAGACACAAGTGTATAAACCGCATATACACATCAAAAGACAGGAACACTGTAGCTTCAGCGGTTGTCAACTGTGATTATCCTTGGGGGTTATGAATTTAAATCAGACAGCAAGTCTACTTACTGTCTGATTTAAATTCAGTAATCTGTCTTTTTGCAGAGTTCCTGCAAAAAGACAGAATACTGTTCGTTTTCTATGTAGAGTTGTGCTGAGTTAGACTTGTTTTAATCCAATGCAATATCCCTCTCTTCAGGCCCCAAACATGTGccaaaatgaaaagagaagGTGTGGAGTATGTGCGAAAAACCAAACCACAGGTGGACTCACCccagctgcaggaagctgtcCTCAGTCCCATCCCATCCCAGCCCTCAGCCCATTTCCCTGGGCCTggaattttcttgttttttttccccccattttaaaggagcagtacattttcattttaaaaagggcaaaatataagcaaaaaataaaaatatatgagcACATTATGCGGTTTTGAAACCAAGGAAAAGGAGAGCGGATCATCTCATCTGTACTGCAGTTGTGTGTCTTTGGATGGCAGACGACCACGAACACTTTTCTATCCAAGCTCCTATACCCATAAAGTGCCCCCTGGCTCAATGGCTGATCTATCCCTCCTTTgccatgaaatataaaaaaggctATTCAGCTGGGCTCACCCAAAAGCATGGTTATATGCAATCGCAACCATTACCACATAAAACATACATCTGGTTTTCAAAACTATACTCTGCACGACAATAGTTCAATTCCTGTTCTCCATGACTCCTTCCACTTcctccggtgtgtgtgtgtgtgtgtgtgtgtgtgtgtgtggtgttagaCCCCTATTCATCACAGTCAGTAGATGTCACTCCTCACTAAGAACAAATGTGCCATAAGGTTCCATGAGATCACCATATTGTATTTTCCAccaatttgaattttttgaaaaacactgaaaatgcatgcaACTCTCCTCCCTTTATCCTCCCTTAATCCAAATAGTTGGATTTACACAGCTTGGCTCATCTCACAAACCTTTATGCAGGTATTACTTTTCTAGTGTTTCTAtcaaaaaatgtctgaattatgAGCCAATGAAATTGCAGTGAGTGTGGCTTTCACACAGAACGTAACTATGTGCTTACTGGATCAGCGGCATCTTGAATCGGCAACCATTTTCTACAACATTTACTCCTCTATTACTTTTCTTAAAGGCTTGGTTGATTCTTATGAAACTTAGCATATTGCTAGATGGTGGCACCCAATAACCCAATACTAAATTAGCAGGTGATTGGCCACTTGATGGTGCTAtcagttgaaattgaaattattaAGCAATCATAACTCCTGCATTGTTTGACCTGGAGGCTTGAAAACAATTTCAGTAGAATTCCCTCCTCACAAAgaacaaatttgcctcaaggAACCATATTGTATTTCACACCATTTTGAGTTTTATGAGAACACTTAAAGTGCTTATCCTTCTACAACAATTAACCAGTATAcatgaaattttacattttgcctCATCTCACAAAcctttttacacacacaaacgttgTAGGAGCTGTATCAAAATATGGCTGAATGACAAGCCAATGAAATTGGAGCTGCATCTCCTTAAACTAATAATTCCAAAGCAGTGTGGCATGAAGTTATGAAATTTGGTATGTGTATCTAAGTTTAATCCAACTACATGGTGGTGCTTTAGAGGTCAAAATGTAAGAAAAGATTCAAAAATTCACTAAAAATAACTGTTAGGTCAGACATGTCCCAAAGTTGATGCCATGATCCATATTCTTGGTTCAGGGCCACCTTCATCAATTATCTGTGTTTGCCAATTGTTGTTATGCTGGTTGGACCCCGGGAATCACTGCTTgcagttatattttttatatttggctctgtactttgTAAATAGAATTGTAACCGAACAGTTCACATGTGCTTAGAGTACagattctcaacttttattaaatggtaatttcatacattttcatttcaccttttaaaaatggcagcaccttttatacatagccaaGTATAGCATTAatgtcttgtaaaaaaaatgctaatgttaAAAAATCCCTGTCTTCTACGTAACACCTCCAGATTTCCACtacattttatcattattcCAAAATCTAGTTTTAGTTGGAAGTGAAATGGTGGTGTCACCACATTCACCAACACACATTCCTGAAACTGGGCAGTGCATGCGCTGTGCATCTGATCACTGTATCACACatcctctttccttttttctttgcacAGCTTCAAAATGATCTGAGTATTTCAACATGAAGGATTCAATCTCGTCTGCTTGCTGCTTTGCAAGTTCCTGATATTTCtgagtaattttatttatgagtTTTGTGTACTCTGCTTCTGTCAAactcacttctacatcattgaTTGGTTTTTCGGCCTCTTTATCTGCATTATTGGTCtcgcttgttttcttttcctcttcatcattagcttttctttttttcttttctttcgtcttttgttttgctttcctCATTTTCTCAGGCATTTTAAGTGATATTTTAAATTtgctcccccttctctctttcccctctcctccaatcagttTCTCATTCCCTTCTTCATCTTgttcctcttttttctcttgtttgcatttttcttcctcctctccatccTCCTGGCTCTCTATAACATGTTGCTCTGGCCTCCATGTTCCACTGgccccttctctcccttcctcatTTCCTGCTTTCTTCTCCAGAAGTGCCAGGTGTCCCAGTAATTCCCCCTGCTCTTCATCTTGGTTATTACTTTTTCTGTGTTGCTCCCCTCGTTCtgtcctctcctgctcttccaGTTGTATGAATTTGTCCTTCTCCCTCTGTATTTTTTccagatttctctctctctcctgtttttccatttctaGATCTTCAATTTCTGACTTGTACTTAGCCTGTAACATCTCCAGgtctctcacctcctcctctttcgCTTTCCACATCTGCATTCGTATCATTACAATTTCTGCCTCCAGGAACATCTCATGAGTATAGCAGCTTCCTCCATTATCCCAGTTCATCATTTCTATCTTTTTAAACAGGTCAATGACCTGGCAACTGTCCCTCTTTTCTCGGTTACTGAAGACATGGTACCTGCCTCCACAGTCCTCAGTCAGCTTCTTGACCTCAGGATCACCATTTGCTATGTATTCTTCAATGGACTGATCACCAAGGTCATCAGCTCTGGTGAAGAGGACCATTGTGTACTTCTCAGCTTTGTCACCAAAGGTCATTTTGATCAGCCTGAGTGTTTCTTTCTCCTCTTGCGTGAAGCGTCCCACTGATATCACCAAGAGGAACACATGAGGTCCAGGAGATGCCAACCCAATGCATTTCATGATTTCCTGCTGGGCGTCCTCAGTTGACAGGGTGCTATCAAACAGGCCTGGAGTGTCAATTATAGCTACCTCTCTTCCCGCTActgttcctttctctttctgGCATTTCTTTGTCACAGAGCTCATTTGGGTCTTGGAAGAAAACGCCTCTCTCCCCAGTATGGTGTTTCCTGTGGCACTCTTCCCTACACCAGTATTCCCCACCAGCACTATCCTCACACGCTCTCTGCTGTCCTGTTTGAAATTCATacctgaaaaagaaacaagtttGCAACAACATATTTCAGGCATTCCCATGTATAACTTTTATGCATAGCCCCTCCATTTTAGTGCACCATAATATTTAGGACAAATGACttgacaggtgtttctgattagtcagttgtgttcaattgcttccctAGAGCAGATATAAGAGAGCTcttagtatctagtcttgatacTAGGCTGTTGATTGCCCCTGGAGTGTTACTGGCCTTAGTCATAATGAGGACCAAAGTTGTGCCAATTAAAGTCAAGCCTTTATGaggctgtgtaaaaaaataaattaaaaaaagtcacagacataggccaaaccttaggcctaccaaaatcaaatgtttgaacatcattaagaagaaaaagagcactGGTGTGCTTAGTCGCTTGGTGTTTGTTGAATTTTGTTGAAAGaatgtaaattttaatattCTTAAAATCATGAGTTTTATGTACTGCATTTGTATCTTATTGTTCCAATATATTGGAATCTCATACTTACTTCTTGAATGGCCAAGTATGGTAGGAACTTCTCTCCTCAAGGGACctgtgtattaaaaatataaaaatataaggcagtatatggtgttttttttcttatttctactgacgacataaaatatatattttccagaTTATCACTCCTACTACACACTAGATAATGTGTGAAATGACCAATATGCTCTTTCAGTCAAAGTCTAATCAAAAAATGGGTAGAAATgggaaaaagcagaaaaagaaatTTCTGCATTAATGTTGGTTATGTAACTGCAATTATcttttaaataagtaaaaatctAACGTAGTAAATTAATGTATGATATAGTATATGCActtaattatatttatgaaaGTAGTAACCatttattatgtatatataataatggCTATACttctcaatatttaaaaatgaatacctTGTCTACTAAGCATTAAAGGAAACAAGGCAATGTATgtaacacacatatatgtacagtGGTGATTTAACCCATTTCCATACATAGTTAAAATGAAGAACTCATTTGGCCTGTGAGTTATATT
This window encodes:
- the LOC118216650 gene encoding GTPase IMAP family member 8-like, whose product is MTTLSIDPRDINKEKDSCVKHSPEFVRPTMSRMRQVRIMLMGQTAEGQRSAGNIILGTEAFPVSETQNSERHDGFVAGRNLAVITTADLFNSNLTEEEHSLKVGKCLSLSDPGPHVFLWVQQERNITQEDRNALRRFKKSFGEGASRYSMVLFMHEDHREYVCVGDSAKLGDDYLLDSIQDCGGRYHFHSKRNHTQVTELLEKIQEIVDENGGSYFTREIFKPSEAVLKGSESTKKEMTSGEDLEGPLRREVPTILGHSRSMNFKQDSRERVRIVLVGNTGVGKSATGNTILGREAFSSKTQMSSVTKKCQKEKGTVAGREVAIIDTPGLFDSTLSTEDAQQEIMKCIGLASPGPHVFLLVISVGRFTQEEKETLRLIKMTFGDKAEKYTMVLFTRADDLGDQSIEEYIANGDPEVKKLTEDCGGRYHVFSNREKRDSCQVIDLFKKIEMMNWDNGGSCYTHEMFLEAEIVMIRMQMWKAKEEEVRDLEMLQAKYKSEIEDLEMEKQERERNLEKIQREKDKFIQLEEQERTERGEQHRKSNNQDEEQGELLGHLALLEKKAGNEEGREGASGTWRPEQHVIESQEDGEEEEKCKQEKKEEQDEEGNEKLIGGEGKERRGSKFKISLKMPEKMRKAKQKTKEKKKRKANDEEEKKTSETNNADKEAEKPINDVEVSLTEAEYTKLINKITQKYQELAKQQADEIESFMLKYSDHFEAVQRKKERGCVIQ